Below is a window of Mycobacterium dioxanotrophicus DNA.
GCGTCTCCGATCGTGACCAGGATGTTCTTCTGCGACTTGCCATGGACGTCGTCGCGCGTCACCAGGACCATCGGGGAGTCCTCGACGACGACTGCGAACTTGGCGATCTGCTTGGGGTTGAGGCCAGTCACCGCGCGCGGCACACCTTCGGTTGACTCGGGGAAGAGGGCTTGCCAACGCGGGAAATAGACGTCAGTGTCCTCGGCGATCAGTGTCTCCCCGGAACTGAACACGAATTCGGCATAGTTGCCGGCCGGATTCACCGCTACAGTCCGCGTCCAGCGGTCACTTTTGAGCGTGCGGCTCAGCCGTATCAGTTCTTTGGCGTCGTCGAGCGAGACATTGAGCCCGAACACCGGCCCCGGCTGGTTGTCGAACTGCGATGGCGACGGGATGTCACATTCCCTGCTGAGCTCAGTGATCCACTTTGCCTTCGAGACGCCCATGGCCTTCCCGTCGGTGGCCACCGAGAGCAGGTTTTCACCGAATGAGGTCAGATGAATCTGGTGGTAGCTCTTGGCCGCTCCGGTGTATGCGAGCACTTTGTCGTGCTCGGCGAATGCCATCGCCTGCTTGATGATCCGGTACAAGTCGGCAGTGAACAGAACATTGCTCATCCTCGCAAGCCTTTCGACAGTTGACTGCGCTGGTCGATCTCCCCGCCATCAGGGTATTCTCTATTTTAGAGATTCGCAATCGTTGGCCCTGCCAGGATCGCCAGGCGCGCCTCACCCCCGCGCGGAGGGTCACTCATCGCCGCACCTCGTCCAACGTGGACACTAATTCAAATGGCAGTCCGCTTCTCTCAGCAGCATGCTTGACCGAATACCCTTGATCTAAAAGTGATTTGGCCCAAGCCTCCGCTTCGGGTGCCGCCGACATAGCGCGGTCAACTCGCTTGTTTCGCCGTGTGGGCGATTTCTTCGTTCCCGGCTTCTTCGCTGGCGGTACCGGGGGCGGGGTCAAGTCGCCGTCCAGCGACTCGAACCAGACATGGACGAGTTTGGCCTGGGCGATGGTTATGGGCTTGCCGCTGATCGGTGTGTTGGCCATACTGCTGTAACCGAGCGCTGCGGTCAGCTGCTGGCGTGTCCAACCCGCCGCTGCGGCCTGGTTGAGCAGCATCCAGGTGGGCACCGGGTCGTCGACCTGCGCGTTGTAGTCACGGATACCTTGACGGCCCCGGGACCGCTGCACTGTCCGCACCGCGCGGACGTCGTCCGCGGTGAGGTCAAGCAGTATGCGGCGATGTAGTTTGCTGCACCGGGGCTCCGCTGCCCGCCCAACGAGCAGCGACACGAGACCTCGCGAAACACATGCAGCCGCGGCGATCGCACCGATCGTGAACGTGGCATCAGATCGGTCCTTGCTTGCCTCCAACGCAAGCAAGCCTTGGAGGTGTTCACGGACGTCCTGCGCGGACACCCAATCAGCGCGGTACGTCGCTCGCCGCTCTGATGCGGCGCGTCGCATGTAACTGCGGTTCTCGGTGACGCAGACAACGCAGCGGCAACCCTGGTGAAATCCACGGGTGCTGTGGTCGGTGACGCCCGGCTTTGGACCTGTGATCATGTCGGTGCCGCCCTGCCCGGGTGAACCCCAGGTCCATCCAGTGAATCGTTCGATAGCGCTATCCTGCGGCCGAAAGTCTCCGCGCTTGCGCCGAGACCGGGTGGCCGCACACCACTGGTACAGCTCGAAACGCTTGCCCTCGACGTCCTCGACGGTCCCAATCGGCATCCTCGCCAGTGTGCCGTGCTTGGCGATGTACTGATTGCACGCCATTTCCGCTATCTGCCAATGAGTTTCCGATGGCTTCCACAGGAAGCGCCGTTCCCCTCTGCGGCCGGTCGGTGTCGATGCCAGTAGGACCGATTCCAGGATCGATGGCAGTGTCCCGCAGATCTTGCGGCGCCGAACTGTTCCGAGCCAAGCGTCGAGGTCTATGTCATCCTCGATGTGCCCCGGTGGGACATCGGCGTGACCTTCCCACGCGGCGAAGGAGCGAAATGCCGCCACGCCGGCTTGATCGACCTCTGACAACGGATACCAGTCCCAGCCCGGCATCTGCCGAAGTGCCTCGGTGATCCAGCTGTCCAGCTCGTTGTCCCAGTACTTGCACAGCTGCGTCGCCACCCACAACCGCAGTGGACGGTTCAGTCCGTCAACATATCCCGTGAAAATCGACTCACCGGGTGCCGTGTCATCGAGGCTTCCCCGATCAGTGCAAACAGCGCGGAGCCGGTCCAGGGTTCGCTCGTCGGAGGCCTCTTTCGCATCCCATCGCCAGCCGTTGACCGATTCAAGCCTCTTGCGGCGGTCTTCGTCGAGCATCCCATCACGGAATAGAATGCGCTGCAGCATGATCCACTGTCCAAACTCGTTAGACTGTGTGGTAATCCTCGCGGCTGATCCCAGCCTGTCCGTCTCTTCACAGAGCCGCTGAAAGTTACGCTCCCACACTGACGAAGTGCGCTGCAGCAGGCGCGTGACTATCGTCCCGGGCTGTTCACCGGTGACTTCCAACCAGTCCAGAGCGTCCGCATTAATGCAACTGTTGGTACCGGTGCGGCGTGCCCTGTCGATGTCGTGACCGATCCGCGAGTCATGGGCCCGCAGCCCTTGCAGAACCCGCCACACGTGGGTGTAGGAGGACGTGGACAGCTGGTCCTGATCATCAGCTTCGGGATCGAGAATCAGCGGAATGACGATGGTGCCGTGGGATTTTCCGGGATGCTTACGCAAGGCTCGACCAATGGCCTGGATGATTCCCACCTGACTGGTGCGTGGATCGGCGAACACGACGGCGTCGACTGCCGGCACGTCGATGCCCTCACGCAGGCACTGCGACGAGGCAACCACAGTGATCCCATCCGTCCGTGTATCGGCGAGTCTGGCCAGGATCTTCACGCGCTCTGAGTCGTGCATTGAACCGTCAACGGCGAGCGCACGGATAGGTGTGCCGTCCACATCGATGAGTGCGCTGACACGTTCAGCGAATGCCCGTGCAGAATCGACTCGATTGTGAAAAGTCAGGATGCGCCGCACACCGTACCGGCGCGCTACATCGAGCAGCGCGGCCAACGCAGCTCGCTCTCCGGTCGCTTCCCCTGCTGGTTCGGTTGTGGTGGTCACCAAGACGCGGTAGTCGGCCAACAATCCAGCGCTGACGGCTTCCCCCACATTCAGGGTGTATGCAATCTCCCCGAACAACTCAGTGTCATCCATGGATCTTGCGACCGCACTCGCTCCGGACAAATCGTCGATGGCCTCAGCGCCGCCACGGCTTTTCAGGACTATGGGCGTTGCCGTTGCGAATACTCGGCGCCGCGCCAGCACACCGCGCGGATCGAGCACTGGGAGAAATGCAGCGTTGGTGCGGCCGGCAAGGTGGTGAGCCTCGTCAGCGACCACCAGATCCAGGGGTCGTCCGCTGCGCGTCAAGCCGATCCCGTCAGCGACCACTTGCGAGGAATGGTAAGTGGACACCACGAGAGACATGGACGCACCGGATGTCTCAACACGCTCAAGGAACCCGGCAACCACCTCACTTCGGGTGGTTACGTTGCCGTCTTGGTCGTGTTGCCCTTCGAACGGGTCGATTCCGTCAACGCCGATTTCCGCGCGCCCGGCATCCGTTGTCGGATCTGAACATACGGCCAGTACGCGCACGCCAGGTATGACGCGTCGCCACTCGGCGATGGTCTGTGCCACCAACGCAATGCTGGGCGTGAACACCGCGACCGTGCGGGCCCCGACTTCGAGCGCTTGCCACGGTCCGATGAGAGTCTTACCGGTACCGCATGCCATCCGCAGCTGCGCTCGTTCCCCCGCATCGGCTAACCCGTCGAGCGCGGCACGTTGATGCGGACGCGGTTGCGGCACAGCATCACTGATCGGTGCATGCTCCTGCAGTAGCGCAGTCATGCCGCCACCTGCTGCTCGCCACGAAGTTTGGCCATCGCCTTTTGAATGAGCCCGCGGACCTTGACGACGGGGAGCCGATACTTGTCGGCAACATCTGTCACCGCCTGTGGCTCTCCCGTATCCAGACCGAACACCTCGGAAATGACTCGCCGCTCGCGATGAGAGAGCCGCTCCATCAACTGCGAAAGCTGCTGGGCGGCAGTGTCATGGGCATCATCCCGGTCGCCACAGTCTCGACCTGCCAGGAGGTCGAGCAGGCTGGAGGAGCCATCTCGACCTCCCCCGCTAAGCGGTGCGTCCAGCGAGACTGCACGGGACATCATGGCGTGCATCTGAGCGATGCCCATTTCGCTGATACCCATCGCAGCTGCGAGATCGGCATCGTTGGGCGTCCTACCCCGAATTTTTCGCGGAATGTTGCCTTTGGCGGTGTGTAGATAAGCGAAAGTGCCTGTCCTGCAAGGGATAATTGGACTTCTCTACGGTTCAAAGATCCTGACGGGAAGGCACTTCGCAGGTGAAGAATATCGCGGCCGCATCGCGGGTGAAAGTGTCGGCCGACGGCCATGGCGTCGTGTCGCATGCCGGGATGGGCCTGCTACGTGAACTGGCCGATCGGACCGGGTTATCGGCGCAGGTCACGGCTGCTTTGGCCGACACCTACCGCGGGCCGTGGGTGTATGCGCCCGGAGACGTGTTCGCTGATCTGGCGGCTGCGGTTGCTGACGGGGCGGACTGCATCGACGGGGTCGGCCAGCTCTGCGGCGACCGTGAGCACGCCTTCGGTGCGAAAGCCTCGACGACCACGATGTGGCGGCTGGTCGATGAGCGCATCGACGCCGCACACCTACCCGCGGTGCGGGCGGCCCGAGCGGGCGCGCGGGCGGCGGCCTGGGCCGCCGGTGCCGCCCCCGCTCCGGGTGACTGGCTGCACATCGACATCGACGCCACCCTGGTGATCGATCACTCCGACAACAAAGGCGGTGCGACGCCGACCTGGAAGAAGTCGTTCGGGCACCATCCGCTGCTGGCATTTCTGGACCGCCCCGAGATCGCCGGCGGGGAAGCCCTGGCCGGGCTGCTACGCACCGGCAACGCCGGCTCCAACACCGCCAGCGACCACGTCATCGTGCTGGCCCAAGCGCTGGCAGCGCTGCCCGCGGCCTGGCGACCCGACCCCAGGGCTGGCGATCATCCCGACAAGCCCAAGGTGCTGGTGCGCTGCGACACCGCCGGAGCCACCCACACCTTCGCCGACGCCTGCCGGGCCGCCGGGGTGGGGTTCTCCTTCGGTTACCCCGTCGACTGGCGCGTCCAAGACGCGGTGGACACCCTCAACCTCGCCGAGGGCTGGTACCCGGCGATCGGCACCGCCGGCGGTCTCCGCGACGGCGCCTGGATCGCCGAAGCCACCACCCTGGTCAACCTGTCGTCGTGGCCACCGGGCACGCGGCTGATCCTGCGCAAAGAAAGGCCGCATCCGGGCGCCCAGCTGCGATTCACCGACGCCGACGGGATGCGGATCACAGCGTTCATCACCGACACACCACCCGGCGTCGTGTCAGGACAGGTCGCCGGCCTGGAACTGCGCCACCGTCAGCACGCCCGCGTCGAAGACCGCATCCGCGAACTCAAAGCCACCGGCCTGCGCAACCTGCCCTGCCACTCATTTTGGGCCAACGCCGCATGGCTGGAAATCGCCCTCACCGCCGCCGACCTGGTCACCTGGTGCCGACTCATCGGATTCCGCACCCACCCGGGCCTGGCCCGCACCGAGATCGCCACCTTCCGCTACCGGGTCCTCCACGTCGCCGCCCGCATCACCCGCAGCGCCCGCCAAACATGCCTACGTCTCGACGCCACCTGGCGATGGGCCGCCCAGATCGCGACCGCCTGGCAGCACATCCGCACCGCCTTCGACTGATCCACAGCTCATCTGATCCAACTGACGAAAGGCCCACTGGCCCTGGGAAAGCCCGCCCAGCCCGGCGATAAGGGACCACCCCGCCACGCCCCGTGACCGCAGAAGCCACCTCACGGCCCATCTTGCCCCAACGCTCCACCGCAATCACCTTGGACGAAAAATCGAGGCTACCCAGGTCAATACCCAGCTGGTAGGTGACCATAAGCAGTTCCCTGCAACGCGCCTGGTCGCTGGAAGACAGCGCGGCGGGGGTTGCCTTGGCGATCGCTCGCTGTTGATGGAGACGCACCCAATGAAGCGCGTACGTGGAGAACTTGAATCCCTGTGTGTAGTCGAATTTTTGAACAGCCCGAATGACGCCGAGCATCCCTTCGGCGGTGAGGTCTTCCACGGTCAGCAACGCACTGGCGCCCCTTACCGCCCGCTTACGCGCCCACCACGCGGACAGACGAACATTCGCGGTCACGAAATGCTCGAATGCAGCTTGACCATCCGCGGCGACCAATCTCAACTGTGCCGGGGTGTACGGCGAGGCTCCCTTGGCGAGTAGGAACTGTGCGTACAAGCCGGCCTCTATCCGCTTGGCAAGCTCCACCTCTTGCTCCGCGGTCAACAACTCGGGGAGATCCTTGGGAACATCCGTCTGCTTCACCAAATGCATGGCTGTGCTCACACCTCCCTGAGACGCGACACAATCGCGTGCGGGCCGTAGATGACGTACCCCGCTCGGACTCCTCCACCGGGGGGATCCTCTGTGCGGGGCCGAGCCGGACCCTCGAAGAAGGCTCCCGCCCGAAGAGGCTCAGCGTGGATCGCGGCAGTCCTCATAGCGACCACTGTTCCGGCACGCACGGCGTCTCCCCCAGCGGTACAACGATTTCCTCGATTTCCTCCTCGTCGCTACCCGCGTACTCATCGCAGGGCTGGTCGCCCTGTTGTTCATCACCTTCGTGGTCTTCGTGGTATTCGTCGTCGTCGTCCGAATCACCGAATGACACCACGACGCCGAACGTCGGACGCGGCTTATTCCCTTCGCGGCGGGCGTACTCGTCGGACGCCTCGAAATCAGGCACCGTACGGATGTGCTCAATCACCGCGTCCGAGATCTGCTCACCGTCGTGGCGAGCGGCGACCGTCAGGCGACACACCCGCATCTTTTGCGCGTTGTGATCGGCGGGCACCGACACCACATCGGCTGGGTCCACCAACACCACCAGCATCTGCTCGCTGAAATCGCTGGCGTAGGTGTAGGTTCCGACATGCAGACCGACCGAGCACGCCGAGTGCCTGTCCGGGTTGACGAGGTCACGGTCCATCCACACCGTCGCACCGACCGGGTACGGAATGTTCCCGGTGATGGTCTCGCTGGTGCCGTCCTGGTGGACCACCGTCACCGCCTCACGACCGGCGTGCGCCGAGAAGCCATCGTTGCGTACCGACTTGTAGCCGACGATCAGCCCGTCGGTGGTCAGCACGAAGCCTCCGGCTTTGAGCCAGCCGAACAGCTGTGAACGCGATGCGGCCGACGGGTTGCGCTCCAGACGGCGCAGGAACGCCCCCAGTGGTGCCATGTCGGCGGTCTCGCGGGCAAGCCGCAGCGCGGTAGACAGCACTGTCTCGGCCACCGGGTCACCGTGAGTGACCCTGTAGGCGTCGTCGTCGTTACCGTCCACTACCGACACCGCCTCGGCGACGGCTGCTTTTACGGTGACCCGCACCACCTCGACCAGGCTCTTGACGGTGGCGAAGTCCTGGCCGTGGTCATCAACGAGGTAGGTCCGCACGTTCCGGTAGGCGGGATCGGCGGAGCCGACCATCACGGTGTCATCGCCTTCGGTGACGATGATGGAGTTGGCGTCGATGAATGCGCGCATGGTGTGTTTCCTTGTCTTTTCGAAGCTCGATGGGAGATACCGGTCAGGCAGCGTTAGCGGAGGCGTTGTCGGCGGTGGGCAATCGCGGCGGGGTGTGCACGATGTAGTCCACAAACTGCCGGCGGTCGAATTCAGAGACGTTGCTGCGCATGTGGTCCAGCAGCGGGTACGCCTTGTTCAGTGCTGTAGTCATCTGCCGCACCTCGGTCAGGGCGTCGCTGCCGACCCCCAGGACAGCCGCACGGGCCATTACCGTGGCATGGTCAGCGGACAGCGCCCGGCGTGCAGTCTCGATCTCGGCAAGGCGCACCACCATCTCGCGCAGCGGGTGGCCCGGGGCGATCCGGGCCACCGCATCGGTGGCGAGCGCCAGGCGCATCTTGTCGCCGGTCCAGTAGGGCTGCACATCCACCGCAGCAGCGATACGTTCGATGTCGGTCCAGCCGGCGGACTCGGTGTCGAACCGCGCCCGCGCCCACTGGTGATAGGGCTGCGCCTCGGGGACCGCAGCCAGCAGCGGACCCGGCTTGCGCCGCCCCAGGTAGACCGCAACAGCCTGCGAGGAGTCCAGTCGGGAATCGTGGCTGTAGCGGGGGTCGCCCTCGACGTACCAGACCGGCAACCCGAGCGCGGCGATCTCCGCACCGGTGAGGGTCTGCCGGGTCTGCGGCCCGCCATCCGTGGCGACCATGCGGGTCTCGTATCCGGACAGCCCGCTGCGCGGTGCGCGCTTAGTTGTCGTGGCCGACAGCCACTCGGTGAAGCTGTAGACGGTGACACCGGGGGTGTCGGCACTGATCGGCCATACCTGTCCGGTAACGGTGTCGCCTTCTCCCAGGATCGGCAGATCGAGGCGATCGGAGCCTTCGACGATTGGGACCACCCACCGAGCCTCAGCGTGCGTTTCAGCCATCAGCGTGGCGAAGCTTCGCAGGCCGCGTCGCGCGGGAACATCGGTAACCACCACAACGTCTTTGAGGACTCGCTCGGCCCCCAACGCGGTGAACACCACCTCGCCGGCCTCGGCGATCTTCCAGCGACGCCGGTTGGTGCGGCGCCCCTTGTCCGACCCATGCCTCACCCCAGAACCCGCAGGCACCACGGCGTGAAACGGGACCGGCAGCAGATCGGCGCGGGCCACATCGCCCAGGATGCTGGCACGCAGGGTCGCAGCGGCGTGCACGTCGGTCAGGGCCAGGGTCGCCACCTTTTCCTCAAGGTCTCCGTAGACCTGCGCGAACGTCTCGAGCGCGGCGTCCACGGCGCTCAGCGTGCGCTCGGTGGCGACCACTGATTCGCGACTGGGGGTGTGATCGAACGATCCGATGGGCAGTTCGATCACCGCCGCCTGCAACCGCGTGGCTGCGAGGACTCGGTTAACCACCTCTGGAACGGCGTCGAACAGGGTGCCGCCGGACAGCACCGCGACAGTGCGATCCCCCGCGCGCAGGCAGCCGACGGGTCCGACCCAACGCAGCCCGCCCGACAGGCTCGCCACCGGCTTGCCGTCCACAAGTACGGTGCCTTCGGGGTGTGCCGAGGCGACCTCACGAATGACCGTGTTCCACTTGTCGAGCTGGCCTGCGACTTCCACGGCGACGGTGATCGTGGTGCCGTTGGGCAGGTCACTGGGCGCATCAGCGAGCAGCACCTGGTGGGTGAGATCACGAGCGGCGCGCACCAGTGTGCGGCGGCCGTCCTTGATTGTGTCCACCAGGAACGATTCGGCCACTGTGAGAGCCGATTTCGCGCCGACACCAAGACCGCCGATCTGGTCGTTGCTGTCGCGCTTGGTCGAAGCGGCGAACGCCAGGAACGTGGCTTCAACCTCGGCGGCGGACATACCGATACCGGCATCAGTGACAATGAAGTTGGGTTCCAGTTCGGTTGGGCTGGTCACCTGCACCGGGTCGGTGCTGCCCGCCACGCGGGTCGCATCTACGGCGTTGGAGACGTACTCGCGCACCACCGCCAGGCGGCGGTCGGCGTAAAGGTTGATGAGAATGTCCATCATGCGCCGCGCCCCCTCGGGGTCCACGCGGCTGGCCATCGTTGGCGCCGAAGCGGTGACATCGCCAGTGGTGACCAGTGTCGAAACGGGGGCGGGAAGACGCATCTCAAGCTCCTGAAGGGGTGTCGGTCGATCTCTATTTTAGAGATTACACACAGCCACCGACAAGTTCGCGTTATGCGATAAAAGCGGCGTTAGTCAGCCACTAGTCAGTCAAGATTCCGTCCTCGACCAACCACTGAACCAGGCGCGCTGCAACTGTGGGCGTGTGCGGCCACCCCAATGCGCGCAGATCGTCACTGGGACCAGGAATGCGACGTTCGATCGCCGGCTCCAGCACCGCGATGCACCACATAACCGGATCGGGTACCCACTGCGCGGGACCGAGACCACCCATGAGCGCGGCGGCGAACTGCCGTGCCACGCAGGCGCGGTCGGGCCAGCCGAGATCATCGGCGGTGCGGCCGGCCAGGAATAGCGCCGCTTCGGCTGCGACTCGCGATGCGCTCTCAGACATGGGTTCTCCTTGCATTTCAGGCGGACATCGTGAGCAGGAAACCATTTCCCGGCCGCTCGACCTAGCCGCATGCACCGACACACCGGGCCACGGCCCGCCGCCGCTCACCGGCTGCGACTCGCCCGAAGGAAAGGACGTGACAGCCACCGGCCCAGGCTCGTCGCGCCGCGTGCGCCTGCCCATGAAGTCACTTGACACTGTGACGACGCACCTCGCCCCCCTACGAAAGGAACCGCCCCCGTGCAGATCACCGTGAAATTCACCGACGTCTATGACGGCCAGGAGTATCCACGCACAGAGACCTTCGACGTGCCGGCTCCGACCGGCGACCTCGACGAGTGGGCCGATGAACATCTGCGCCCACGCACTGGCAGCAATGCCGCTGCCGACGAGTCCGGCTACTTCGCCGAGATCGCCACCTGCTCCGCCGATCCGGGGCTGGTCGGCCGCGAATTTAGCTGGGACGTCTGATGGCCTGGGAACTGACCACCGCCGACCCAAGTGCGGGCGGGCCTGTAGTCACGCGCCACGCCACCTACGACGAGGT
It encodes the following:
- a CDS encoding DEAD/DEAH box helicase, with amino-acid sequence MTALLQEHAPISDAVPQPRPHQRAALDGLADAGERAQLRMACGTGKTLIGPWQALEVGARTVAVFTPSIALVAQTIAEWRRVIPGVRVLAVCSDPTTDAGRAEIGVDGIDPFEGQHDQDGNVTTRSEVVAGFLERVETSGASMSLVVSTYHSSQVVADGIGLTRSGRPLDLVVADEAHHLAGRTNAAFLPVLDPRGVLARRRVFATATPIVLKSRGGAEAIDDLSGASAVARSMDDTELFGEIAYTLNVGEAVSAGLLADYRVLVTTTTEPAGEATGERAALAALLDVARRYGVRRILTFHNRVDSARAFAERVSALIDVDGTPIRALAVDGSMHDSERVKILARLADTRTDGITVVASSQCLREGIDVPAVDAVVFADPRTSQVGIIQAIGRALRKHPGKSHGTIVIPLILDPEADDQDQLSTSSYTHVWRVLQGLRAHDSRIGHDIDRARRTGTNSCINADALDWLEVTGEQPGTIVTRLLQRTSSVWERNFQRLCEETDRLGSAARITTQSNEFGQWIMLQRILFRDGMLDEDRRKRLESVNGWRWDAKEASDERTLDRLRAVCTDRGSLDDTAPGESIFTGYVDGLNRPLRLWVATQLCKYWDNELDSWITEALRQMPGWDWYPLSEVDQAGVAAFRSFAAWEGHADVPPGHIEDDIDLDAWLGTVRRRKICGTLPSILESVLLASTPTGRRGERRFLWKPSETHWQIAEMACNQYIAKHGTLARMPIGTVEDVEGKRFELYQWCAATRSRRKRGDFRPQDSAIERFTGWTWGSPGQGGTDMITGPKPGVTDHSTRGFHQGCRCVVCVTENRSYMRRAASERRATYRADWVSAQDVREHLQGLLALEASKDRSDATFTIGAIAAAACVSRGLVSLLVGRAAEPRCSKLHRRILLDLTADDVRAVRTVQRSRGRQGIRDYNAQVDDPVPTWMLLNQAAAAGWTRQQLTAALGYSSMANTPISGKPITIAQAKLVHVWFESLDGDLTPPPVPPAKKPGTKKSPTRRNKRVDRAMSAAPEAEAWAKSLLDQGYSVKHAAERSGLPFELVSTLDEVRR
- a CDS encoding sigma factor-like helix-turn-helix DNA-binding protein; amino-acid sequence: MGISEMGIAQMHAMMSRAVSLDAPLSGGGRDGSSSLLDLLAGRDCGDRDDAHDTAAQQLSQLMERLSHRERRVISEVFGLDTGEPQAVTDVADKYRLPVVKVRGLIQKAMAKLRGEQQVAA
- a CDS encoding IS1380 family transposase, with amino-acid sequence MKNIAAASRVKVSADGHGVVSHAGMGLLRELADRTGLSAQVTAALADTYRGPWVYAPGDVFADLAAAVADGADCIDGVGQLCGDREHAFGAKASTTTMWRLVDERIDAAHLPAVRAARAGARAAAWAAGAAPAPGDWLHIDIDATLVIDHSDNKGGATPTWKKSFGHHPLLAFLDRPEIAGGEALAGLLRTGNAGSNTASDHVIVLAQALAALPAAWRPDPRAGDHPDKPKVLVRCDTAGATHTFADACRAAGVGFSFGYPVDWRVQDAVDTLNLAEGWYPAIGTAGGLRDGAWIAEATTLVNLSSWPPGTRLILRKERPHPGAQLRFTDADGMRITAFITDTPPGVVSGQVAGLELRHRQHARVEDRIRELKATGLRNLPCHSFWANAAWLEIALTAADLVTWCRLIGFRTHPGLARTEIATFRYRVLHVAARITRSARQTCLRLDATWRWAAQIATAWQHIRTAFD
- a CDS encoding sigma factor — encoded protein: MHLVKQTDVPKDLPELLTAEQEVELAKRIEAGLYAQFLLAKGASPYTPAQLRLVAADGQAAFEHFVTANVRLSAWWARKRAVRGASALLTVEDLTAEGMLGVIRAVQKFDYTQGFKFSTYALHWVRLHQQRAIAKATPAALSSSDQARCRELLMVTYQLGIDLGSLDFSSKVIAVERWGKMGREVASAVTGRGGVVPYRRAGRAFPGPVGLSSVGSDELWISRRRCGCAARRSRSGRPIARWRRDVGMFGGRCG
- a CDS encoding ATP-binding protein → MRLPAPVSTLVTTGDVTASAPTMASRVDPEGARRMMDILINLYADRRLAVVREYVSNAVDATRVAGSTDPVQVTSPTELEPNFIVTDAGIGMSAAEVEATFLAFAASTKRDSNDQIGGLGVGAKSALTVAESFLVDTIKDGRRTLVRAARDLTHQVLLADAPSDLPNGTTITVAVEVAGQLDKWNTVIREVASAHPEGTVLVDGKPVASLSGGLRWVGPVGCLRAGDRTVAVLSGGTLFDAVPEVVNRVLAATRLQAAVIELPIGSFDHTPSRESVVATERTLSAVDAALETFAQVYGDLEEKVATLALTDVHAAATLRASILGDVARADLLPVPFHAVVPAGSGVRHGSDKGRRTNRRRWKIAEAGEVVFTALGAERVLKDVVVVTDVPARRGLRSFATLMAETHAEARWVVPIVEGSDRLDLPILGEGDTVTGQVWPISADTPGVTVYSFTEWLSATTTKRAPRSGLSGYETRMVATDGGPQTRQTLTGAEIAALGLPVWYVEGDPRYSHDSRLDSSQAVAVYLGRRKPGPLLAAVPEAQPYHQWARARFDTESAGWTDIERIAAAVDVQPYWTGDKMRLALATDAVARIAPGHPLREMVVRLAEIETARRALSADHATVMARAAVLGVGSDALTEVRQMTTALNKAYPLLDHMRSNVSEFDRRQFVDYIVHTPPRLPTADNASANAA